Proteins encoded together in one Pectinophora gossypiella chromosome 20, ilPecGoss1.1, whole genome shotgun sequence window:
- the LOC126376045 gene encoding N-acetylglucosaminyl-phosphatidylinositol de-N-acetylase: protein MLDTEVQYDLEFFYRFYLKILGETLLYFRNFALYISVWVFSYLVVCCIVYRRYARRLPTRTRGALKTKRVLMVVAHPDDECMFFGPTIFRLCEQGADVHVLCLTNGNYEGKGQIRRSELWDACKELGVPGQNICLIMDTRLRDDPKCQWPVPIVAKLIQHRLESLDIDTLVTFDRGGISSHPNHSAVFYAVAYMFVEKLVPKRCTVYTLDSVNVLRKYIAFLDLPLSFVLSSKRYFLRWTESRRVVRAMKRHKSQMVWFRHLYVMFSRYMVINTLRRISLADIELELEVDD, encoded by the exons ATGTTAGACACTGAAGTGCAGTATGACCTAGAATTTTTCTAcaggttttatttaaaaattttggGTGAAACATTGTTATATTTTCGGAATTTTGCTTTGTACATTAGTGTTTGGGTGTTTAGTTACTTGGTGGTATGTTGTATTGTGTATCGACGGTATGCAAGGCGGCTGCCGACTCGGACCCGCGGGGCGCTCAAAACCAAGCGAGTACTGATGGTTGTGGCCCATCCGGACGATGAATGCATGTTCTTCGGGCCTACTATCTTCAGATTGTGCGAGCAGGGCGCTGATGTACATGTACTTTGCCTAACTAAcg GTAATTATGAGGGGAAAGGACAAATACGGCGTTCAGAACTATGGGATGCTTGCAAAGAACTTGGTGTTCCAGGTCAGAATATATGTCTGATAATGGATACAAGGTTAAGAGATGACCCAAAATGCCAGTGGCCAGTTCCCATTGTTGCTAAACTCATACAACACAGGCTGGAGTCATTAGACATAGACACACTTGTTACGTTTGATAGAGGAGGCATCTCCTCTCATCCAAACCATTCTGCAGTTTTTTATGCAGTTGCTTATATGTTTGTTGAGAAGCTGGTGcctaaaa gaTGCACAGTTTACACATTAGACTCAGTGAATGTATTGAGAAAGTACATAGCTTTTCTAGACCTTCCACTTAGTTTTGTATTGTCTTCCAAAAG ATACTTCCTTCGCTGGACGGAGAGCCGGCGCGTGGTGCGGGCGATGAAACGTCACAAATCACAGATGGTGTGGTTCCGCCACCTGTATGTGATGTTCTCTAGGTATATGGTCATCAACACGCTCAGGAGAATAAGCCTTGCAGACATTGAGTTGGAGCTTGAAGTCGATGATTAG
- the LOC126376057 gene encoding dnaJ homolog subfamily C member 30, mitochondrial-like produces the protein MTSVVGRNLMAVVKGVRFQRLLKTGAAPHSVRTVTSSPRTRASHYDVLEITPKATQNDIKSAYYKLSKIYHPDKSSDEASARKFRAITEAYEVLGNVNLKKMYDKGLIGGSGRVHKPPVEFHQPEPEPDDPTLRFYKAHANRRVIPTIDGRTPIYDFDTWSKNHYGDLFKKSQYERELLRKKQYKQMDKMKSNQQETLIYLIFALGGLFILLVVQGKEDYDRDILATKEPTKIAEETPVKD, from the exons ATGACATCAGTGGTCGGGCGAAACCTAATGGCGGTAGTCAAAGGCGTTCGTTTTCAACGC TTATTAAAGACAGGTGCAGCTCCCCACAGTGTGCGGACGGTGACCTCATCACCACGGACCCGCGCTAGTCATTATGACGTCTTGGAAATCACTCCAAAGGCAACACAAAATGATATCAAATCAGCCTATTacaaattatcaaaaatatacCACCCGGATAAGTCTAGC gaTGAAGCCTCGGCAAGGAAATTTCGAGCTATAACTGAAGCATATGAGGTATTGGGCAATGtcaatttaaagaaaatgtatgaTAAAG GGCTCATAGGTGGTAGTGGTAGAGTCCACAAACCCCCAGTGGAGTTTCACCAACCTGAACCAGAGCCAGATGACCCTACCCTAAGGTTCTACAAGGCTCATGCCAACCGACGAGTCATACCTACTATTGATGGCCGGACACCCATTTATGACTTTGACACTTG GTCAAAAAATCACTATGGTGACTTGTTTAAAAAATCCCAATATGAAAGAGAACTTCTCAGGAAGAAACAATACAAGCAAATGGataaaatgaaatcaaatcaGCAAGAAACCTTAATTTATCTAATATTTGCCCTGGGAGGGTTGTTCATTTTGTTAGTAGTACAAGGGAAAGAGGATTATGATAGGGATATACTAGCTACTAAAGAACCAACCAAAATAGCAGAAGAAACTCCTGTTAAGGATTAA
- the LOC126376063 gene encoding vacuolar protein sorting-associated protein 37B, whose product MIQPDYPSAMGLLAHLNSDELKEMLNDDTKFDTVLKDVKQVKDWDTEKEMIIASNRSLAEFNLSKEPELEELKAEVQQKSETGEQLCSRIKELLDEYKTKSAGISPDTTQALLQTAAAETEEESENIAQDFLSGKIDVDKFLEDFEPIRKKMHLRKFKAEKMSELIRTGSQSSYGNGLAKPYLPYPSYGQQNVPSVPYPMGPLNMPMPGMYGNHF is encoded by the exons ATGATACAGCCTGACTACCCTTCCGCAATGGGTTTGCTAGCCCACTTAAACTCTGATGAGTTGAAAGAAATGCTGAATGACGACACAAAGTTCGATACAGTGTTGAAGGATGTAAAACAG gTAAAAGATTGGGATACAGAGAAAGAGATGATAATAGCGAGTAACAGGTCACTAGCAGAGTTCAACCTGAGCAAGGAGCCAGAGCTTGAGGAGTTGAAAGCTGAGGTTCAGCAGAAATCTGAGACTGGAGAACAGCTGTGCAGTCGCATCAAGGAGCTTCTTGATGAATACA aaACAAAGTCTGCAGGTATTTCTCCAGATACCACACAAGCTTTACTTCAGACAGCTGCAGCTGAAACTGAGGAGGAATCAGAAAACATAGCACAAGACTTCCTATCTGGAAAGATAGATGTAGACAAATTCCTGGAGGACTTTGAACCAATACGCAAGAAAATGCACCTTAGGAAATTCAAAGCTGAAAAAATGAGTGAATTAATCAGGACTGGCAGTCAAAGTTCCTATGGAAATGGACTAGCAAAGCCATATTTACCGTACCCAAGTTATGGACAACAAAACGTTCCAAGTGTGCCATACCCCATGGGCCCTCTCAACATGCCCATGCCAGGAATGTATGGAAATCATTTTTGA